A stretch of Henckelia pumila isolate YLH828 chromosome 4, ASM3356847v2, whole genome shotgun sequence DNA encodes these proteins:
- the LOC140862746 gene encoding uncharacterized protein, which produces MKRIFLEKYFPASRAANIRKEIYGIKQYIGESLHEYWERNMLDAASGGVFVDKTPVQARNLIENMAANSQQFGTVRSDPTPGRNNEVCGICTTRGHATDMCPTLQEGSAEQVNAAGGFPRPPQRKYDPYSNTYNPDWKDHPNLRYGNPQAIQAPPHNLAYRPSYPQQPQHPQVPTPGETRASIQQLKTQMGQLATVVNRLEALNLNSLPSQTVVNPRENVSAITLRSGKELKVNEEVVKEPVRNKDEQESKLEEDDTIQEAPRGSLLETDIVVQMADKSTIFPRGVIEDVFVQVSNLIFPDDFYVLDMKNNDLNSPTLLGRPFLKTSKSIIDVDNGTLTMEFEGEITKFNIFDTLKNPSCESDVNILDVNDHLSQGQKKFVIEDKLKEIVVRPAENSNSKSFPSYLQESKTEPKLPLDRSKGIPKKSKKRKHGTKLTGKLLKWVKVDKGTRNEPP; this is translated from the exons ATGAAAAGAATTTTTCTGGAGAAGTACTTCCCAGCTTCTAGAGCCGCAAATATcaggaaggaaatctatggtaTAAAGCAATACATAGGGGAATCActtcatgaatactgggagcg GAATATGCTggatgcggccagtggaggagtttttgtggataaaactccagtCCAAGCAAGGAATCTGATAGAGAACATGGccgccaattctcaacaatttggaacCGTCAGGAGTGATCCAACACCCGGAAGGAAtaatgag GTTTGTGGAATTTGCACTACAAGGGGACATGcgactgacatgtgtcccacacttcaagagggATCGGCTGAGCAAGTCAATGCAGCAGGAGGATTTCCCAGACCACCACAACGAAAGTATGATCCAtactccaacacatacaatcctgattggaaggatcatccaaacctGAGATATGGGAACCCGCAAGCAATtcaagcaccaccgcacaatctAGCTTATAGGCCGTCGTACCCCCAACAACCACAGCATCCTCAAGTCCCCACGCCTGGT gaaactcgagcaagtatccaacagTTGAAAACTCAAATGGGGCAGTTGGCAACCGTAGTGAACAGGTTGGAGGCACTGAATTTGAACAGCTTACCATCACAGACTGTGGTGAATCCGAGGGAGAATGTGAGTGCAATCaccttgaggagtggaaaggagTTGAAGGTTAATGAAGAAGTGGTAAAAGAACCAGTACGGAACAAAGATGAGCAGGAATCCAAGTTAGAGGAGGACGACACAATTCAGGAAGCACCTAGAG GGTCCTTGCTTGAAACTGACATTGTTGTTCAGATGGCTGATAAATCTACTATTTTTCCTAGAGGAGTGATAGAGGATGTTTTTGTGCAAGTTAGTAATTTGATTTTTCCTGATGATTTCTATgtgcttgatatgaaaaataatgatttgaatagCCCAACTTTGCTCgggagaccatttttgaaaacttcaaagTCTATCATAGATGTTGATAAtggtactctcactatggaatttgaaggggaAATTactaagtttaatatttttgataccttGAAAAATCCTAGTTGTGAAAGTGATGTTAATATTCTTGATGTCAATGATCACTTATCACAAGGACAAAAGAAGTTTGTAATTGAGGATAAGTTGAAGGAGATTGTTGTAAGACCTGCTGAGAATTCGAATTCTAAAAGTTTTCCTTCTTATTTGCAGGAATCTAAAACTGAGCCGAAACTTCCTCTAGATAGATCAAAAGGAATCCCAAAGAAATCCAAGAAGAGAAAGCATGGGACGAAATTAACTGGAAAATTACtcaagtgggtgaaggtggacaagGGAACTAGAAATGAACCACCTTGA